A stretch of DNA from Brevibacillus ruminantium:
CAGAAAGTGCGCGATCGCCGCGAATGGTCATCGCCGAAACCGCCATGTCAATATCGCCTGTTTGCAGGGCTGGAATCAACCCGCTGAATTTCATTTGTTTAAATTCCACTTCAACGCCAAGCGCTTTGCCCAATGCCGTCATCATGTCGATGTCATACCCGATAAAGTTGCCCTGCTTGTCCTTCATCTCAAACGGCATATAGGCAGAACCCGTACCCACCACAAGCTTCTTCTTTTCTTTTACCTTCTGGATGGTCGATGGCGCCTTCTGTTCCGGTCCGGCCTGTTGCGAACAACCTGTTACGGCCAGAAGAAGAAAGGATAACATCACGATAATTGCCTTTTTCATCAACGCTTCCCCCTCAGTAATCATTGTGTATGTCCAACCTCTAAATGCCGAATATTGGCACACGAAAGCTGTCACCTATGTTGAACCCGTGATGTACTATTTACGGGTTAGTTAAGGGTAAATACCCTGTAAATGATTGTACTCGTATCACCCTGCCATATCAACGCATTTTTTTAAAGAATCTAAAAAAAATAATCATTCATTGAATAGAATGATTATACAAACGGTATATTTTACTTGGGCGGCCGCGCGTAGCGGATGATTCCTCGCCGATGCATTCCGCCAGCTCCACTTCGCACAGCAGAGCGACAATCCTTCGCGCATTCCGTTCGTCCATATAGAGGTGGGTGGTCAAATCTTTTGTGGTGAAATCATTCCAGCCCATCCGTCGGATCAGTGCTTCGATCTTATTATAGGTTTTCACACTGATGTTTCCTTTTTTCAGCTTTTCCAATAAATCCTTGTCGTCCATGCGGAAGGAGTACGTAATCTCTTCCTTGCCCACCGACTCGCTGATCGTCCCATCTTCCTGCACGATAATCATGCCTCGTTCCGCTTTTTCCTTCGAATACTGGATCGCCTGCCTGGCGTTTACCTCCGCTTTAAAAACCGTCTCTCCAAACCCGATGCCCACCGCTGCAGTCGTTTCCGATTCCAGTGACAGCTGGAAAACGGTGTTTTGCACCATCGTCAGTTCTCTTTCAATCGCCCCGCGGGAACTGAAGATCACATAGCGGCCATATCCTTTTTCCAGCAGGGAGCCATCCAGCTTTTCGCAAAGCCGCAGCAGGGCCTCTTTCCAACGCAGCTCCTGATACTGGAGATGGTAGGGGCTTTTCGCCTTTTGGGCAATCTTGTCGAACTGCTCGATTTCCATGATCACCACGCCGATTTGCGTATCCTTGAAATAGATAGTTCTGACCTTTTCCGCAAGAATCCGAAGAGTCTTGCGAATCTCCATACGGGTCGGCGAAATCCAAAAAGCCGGCACTCCCGCTTCACGCAGCGACTGATAGACAAATTGGAAGCAGGTAACCGCTCCATCCGTCTTTCCCGCTTTCCAGAGATCCAGATGGAATTGCAGCAATTCCTTTAGATCTGTTTCTTCGTCATACAGTTTCACATAAATCTTGCTCGGAACGTTCTCTAGTTGTTGAATGGCTTCCTCCGGGTCGGACGTGTCAATCTCATCGATACTTACCCGATCGATATAGGTTCCCAGCTCACAGGCCATGTTGAGAAAGCATTTATACAGACTGGCCTCCGAGTGATGAATATGCATCATGTTTTCATCCGATCCCAGCGTCTTTCGCGCAATTTTGTACGGAATCTGTGCAGAAAAGAGCCACACGTCCACATGATGGTCATGCTCCAGAACAATCTCAGGTGTATTTTTAAACGATTGGTACGGATAGGGAATAAACTCCATCATCTGCCCAAATTCTTTCGCCACATCAAGAATCCGATCCACAGAGAGATGCGGCCCGACAACACCGATTCTATACATTTATTTTTCCCACTTTCCCCAAGATTCCTCATTTATTTTATACATGGAGTTTGTGGGAAAGCTAGTGTATTCTCCTGTTTTTCCAGTCGCCCATCTCCGCCAGGCTCGTCTCCTCCTCGTCTACCTTGCAGTGGTCGGCTTGCTGGGCGAGTTGGAAACAAAAACCCTTCCAGTGGTTGGAAGGGTTTCGTATCAGTAGAACTTGTTTGACTCATTCCTGATGAGCAGTGAAAAGATTATTATATGGAATACTTCTGTAGTGTCTCTATCAAGTCTTCCGCCGATTTTCTGTTCGTATTTATCCGGAAAATTTTACGTTGGTTCCTATGGTTAATCCCTTCTTCTACTGTAAAGAACAACTCATAACCTAATTCCGTAGCAACCTCGATTACTGTTTCGTTGTAGGCTCCATATGGATAAGCCAGGAGTCGGGATTGTTCACCTAATTCTTCGAACAGTCTCTTTTCAGCCAATTCAAGATCGGCTTTTATCCGCATTTTATACTCTTCCTGCGATTCAATGCGTTTTTCACTTTCCAAGTAGATTCTATTGGCTAACATGGGCTTACTGTTTCCGTCCTGAGTTGTTTTCATTTTACGATGATGATCATAGGTATGGCTGTAAAAACTCATACCATTCGCTTTCATCTCCTGTATTTGGTTCCACGTGAGATGTGGAAGTGCCGCAGGGTCGAAAACGTCTATCGATTTCACAACCAGAAAATTGGTAGCCGAAATGCCTCGCTTTTTTAGCTCAGGATAAGTATAGGTATAAAAACTTTCATATCCGTCATCAAACGTCAAAACAACAGCATTTGGAGGTATCTTTTCACCTGTACGAATAAATTTTACGAAGGTTTCCATGCTGATAATGTTATATTGTTTTTGGATAAGAGCGTCTAAATGCTGTGCAAATGTAGATGGAGACAGCGTGGCATCATTTTCAACAAAATCAAGATGGTGATACGTCAGTATGATTGCTTTGTTTTGATAATAGACAGGTTGTTTTGAATAGCTGACAATAAGAAAAGATACTCCGAACACGAGTAAGACCAGAAAAAAACGATGCATAGTATTCCCCTCTACCTTTATTGTGTTTATCCATTAGATCCAGCCCGGTAATTTTTGTGACACAATAAGGCGGGGTTCACTCTTGATTCCTTGACCAGACAAACATTCGTGTATAGTTGCAAAAGAACGTACTTTTTGAAGTGAACTGTAGAGATGATCGTACATACAGGAGTAGGCATTAGTTCATCAAAAAAGGAAGGGAAACTACGCCCTTCCTTTCTTAATTATAATTCCGCCTTAGGGTTCGCTTCGCCTTACGCTCTTGACTCTATTGGTTTCGAAAAAGACGTCCCAATTAGGTGGACGAAACCTTTTCATATATCGGTTGATTGAGTTTATACAAAAATCTTGACAGACCCGACCTTGACTTTCTACTTATTGTTTGTTTTGTTTGATCCGCCTTAGTAAGATAACTTGACCACTGTATAGAACGACCAATATCGAACATGATCCAATTAATACAGCTTCAACCATTTAGCAGTACATCTCCCTTTCAGAAAGTAAAATGAAGAGATTGAAAAGGGGGGAAACAGCCCAGTTATTTTCGTTTCCACCCAAATAAGTTATGGTGGACTATGATCTTCTCCTTCATTATTTTCCTTCTTTTCTTCACATTGCTTATTATCTTTATTTGCTTTTAATTGTAAATCTAAAATATTGTTAATTCGTACCTGTAGTTCTATATGTTTGTATGTTACAACCAGAACTAAAAAGCAAACGATGAGAGCAAGCGCATTCACCCAGTCAAATGACATCATGGTTGTATTTCTCCCCGGCGGATCGCTTCAATCATAGCAGCCTTCATTTCCTGTATTGACTCTTCTCGTGGCAGTTTAATAAAGTTTGCTAGGTATTCCATGTCGGGGTTCAGAAAATCAATAATTTCCAGCATTGCCCGGTTATCACCTGCCTGGGCGAGTTTAAACGTTATATAAAAGGAAGTATTTTTTCCGCGAGTACACGAAGGTATTTGTTTTTGCATTTGTTCACTCCCTGTCTCGTTACATTCAATTTTTGGGCTACCTCCTCTTCTGTCATTCCATCGATGACAATGCTATAGATAATAAAACGAGCTTTTTCTGGTATCTGCAAAAGTACCTCTTCAACATAAAGTTGTGAGATAGTACAGGAAGTAATATCATCTCCATGAATTTCATCAACCAGATAGGTTTCGCGATGCCCCTTTTTTTTAA
This window harbors:
- a CDS encoding sigma factor-like helix-turn-helix DNA-binding protein, whose product is MRDEILKEKCRKILKRIAWRLQYAVKKKGHRETYLVDEIHGDDITSCTISQLYVEEVLLQIPEKARFIIYSIVIDGMTEEEVAQKLNVTRQGVNKCKNKYLRVLAEKILPFI
- a CDS encoding polysaccharide deacetylase family protein gives rise to the protein MHRFFLVLLVFGVSFLIVSYSKQPVYYQNKAIILTYHHLDFVENDATLSPSTFAQHLDALIQKQYNIISMETFVKFIRTGEKIPPNAVVLTFDDGYESFYTYTYPELKKRGISATNFLVVKSIDVFDPAALPHLTWNQIQEMKANGMSFYSHTYDHHRKMKTTQDGNSKPMLANRIYLESEKRIESQEEYKMRIKADLELAEKRLFEELGEQSRLLAYPYGAYNETVIEVATELGYELFFTVEEGINHRNQRKIFRINTNRKSAEDLIETLQKYSI